From the Pseudopipra pipra isolate bDixPip1 chromosome 22, bDixPip1.hap1, whole genome shotgun sequence genome, one window contains:
- the CLDN19 gene encoding claudin-19 has product MGGGARELCGYLAALAGWVSALAAAVLPQWRQSSYAGDAIITAVGLHEGLWMSCAAQSTGQVQCRLHDSLLSLDVHIQTSRALMVISLLLGFFGIIVSVVGMKCTKVGEEDPVTKSRIAVAGGVLFILSGLCSLAAVSLYATQVTYEFFRESAVPINARYEFGSALFVGWGAAGLSMLGGSLLCCSCPAKERRAQQYHRQSQPSTAREYV; this is encoded by the exons aTGGGCGGCGGGGCGCGGGAGCTGTGCGGGTacctggcggcgctggccgggTGGGTGTCGGCGCTGGCGGCCGCGGTGCTGCCGCAGTGGCGGCAGAGCTCGTACGCCGGGGACGCCATCATCACGGCCGTGGGGCTCCACGAGGGGCTGTGGATGAGCTGCGCCGCCCAGAGCACCGGGCAGGTCCAGTGCCGCCTGCACGACTCGCTGCTCTCCCTCGACG TTCACATCCAGACCTCCCGGGCTCTCATGGtcatttctctcctcctgggCTTCTTCGGCATCATCGTGAGCGTGGTGGGCATGAAATGCACTAAAGTTGGGGAGGAGGATCCTGTCACCAAAAGCCGCATAGCTGTCGCTGGAGGTGTCCTCTTCATCCTCTCTG GTCTGTGCTCGCTGGCTGCCGTGTCCTTGTACGCAACACAGGTGACCTACGAGTTCTTCAGAGAGAGCGCCGTGCCCATCAACGCCAG GTACGAGTTTGGCTCTGCTCTCTTCGTTGGCTGGGGGGCCGCTGGCCTCTCCATGCTGGGGgggtccctgctgtgctgctcctgccctgccaagGAGCGCCGAGCGCAGCAGTACCACCGGCAGTCGCAGCCCTCCACGGCCCGGGAGTACGTCTGA